TGGGAAGAGAGAGGGTACCACGAGAGAGGCAATGTTTGGGAAGAGGAGAGGTTTAAAGACCCCGGAGGAAAGCATCATATAGCTAGAAGGCCAATATTAACCTAAGCATTCCTTTAGTTTTTGAACTACTGCCTCAATTTCTTCTATTGAAGGAGAAGGTAGGAACACTCTCCAGCTTTCGTCGTTTACTGACGGAGTAGCTAAAATTGCTGAAATAAGATCTCTGCACACCTTATCCATTTTATTAATGTCTAATCCTTCATCCATTTTATCTTGGACATAAGATTTTATTACTAACATTGCCATTAAAGGTTTGCCCATTTTTGCTAGATTTATAGCTTCTTCCATAGCATAGAGATTGTTAAAAAAGTAAATATTCGTTAATGCTTTTGAAGAGCTTTATAATTTTATGAAACAATTGAGTATTATGAAATCCAGAACCATGAAGTTTAGGATGATAGTAAGTCTCATAATAGTTTTAGTAATTTTTGCAGTAATCTTTATATCATTACCTTACTTGAACATGAACAATAGGCCTTCTACAACAAGCGCAAAAATTGTTAATGCACAAACTGTAGATAAATATTTTGGAGGAAAATGGGAAGAAAACGATAGTCTTTCTGGATATGTGGAGGTTGAGAAGTCTGAGTACGTAGTTCATTTTTATAACGGGACTACTCGAAACGTTAGTTCTGGAAATCTCTCTATAATAAATCCTCAAATAAGTAAATATCTTGGCATAATAGAAGTAGATCTTAATAGAATTAATTTTACAACATTTTATAATGAAAATGGTACTCTTTCAGCTGTTATACTAAATTACTCTTCACTTACTGAACCTAAGGAGATTTATGATACAATTTACAGTACATTTAAGGGCGAGAGCAAGGTAATAGACTTAAGCTTTCATAATATAAGCGAAAATGCCTTCATAGCTTCAATATGCTGTTATCAGTTTTCAATAGGATATGCTGGAAACGAAATTGCAATAATGTTTTACAAAGGGAATATAAATGAGACTCAAGCAATCACAGATATTATGAACTATGTACTATAAAGACTTAAAATGAAAAATAAATTACAAAAATTTTCATTGAGTAGTTGGCACTAAGTTATTAAACTTTTCATAAAGTCCTTTATGCTTCTCCTTTATCTCCTCTAGTACTGCCTTTATCCCTTTAAAAATATTCTCGGGAGAGGAAATTTCATTTAAGCCAAAAGGTGACTGTAAGTAAGCTTTACCATCTTTTATTACAACCTGGAGTTTAGATAAAACTTCTCCAGTTGTGACTTCATAAGTTACCTCTTCTGCTATGTGAACTTCGTTACCAACTATAAATAACTTTATCGTAGCTCCTTCGAAGCACATTTCTACAGAATCTTTTTCTGGATAAATTGAAACTTTCATAAGAAAAAATCCGTTTCATATATTTTAACATTTTCTACAATTTAAAAATATTCTATAAATAAAATGAGGAAGGAAAAAGTAATTTAACTTATAGTTATTGTTGCAGTCTGCTTTGCGAGAACTTTAGCTGATACTGCAGGAGTATATAGCTTTATAGTATAAGTTCCTGGAGATAGATGGAATGGTAATTGTAACTGGAACTGTGCCTCACTGCCTAATATTACTACAAACCCGCTGTACCAATTAACGGAGTCTTTCTTATTTTCATTCCATGGTGCTTGTATTATCTTTACTGTATCGTTAGAGATGTTGTAAGAGTATAGGAATACGTGCCATGTTGAGTTGTAAATCTCCATCATAGGTGCGGATGCAGGATAGGCATCTGGTCCGTCGCAGTCAGTTATATTTAATGTTAAGTAAGTTCCTTTAGCATTCTCGTAAGCCGAGGCATAAGTGATTTTTAGCTGAGGAATCTTTGAATCGTTAAATAGCGGTCCTACTACGTTACCGTAAGCCCACTGACCTGTAGCTAATATAAAACCTACTACAAGTATAGCAAATATTAAACCAATTATTGTGACTTTCTCCATTTTTATCACCATAATTTAATCCACTTAAGAATAGGTACGTTTGCTATTGGCCTATCTCCAAGCTTCTTGAACAAGTAGTAGTCTAATCCCCAAACTCTTCCTGCACCAGTTAGTATCAGCATTACTGATCCAGCAGTTAATAACGCGCCTATCTGCCATTCGTCTTCGCAGGTAGAACCTAACCAGTATGCGGGAGCAAAACCTACTGACATCGCTAAGGCTCCAAGTGCTGCCAATCTAGTTAGCAAACCTATAATTATAAATAGACCTGCAATTATCTCAATATAACTGAAGATCGTGAGGAAAGTAACATCGAAGGCTCTATTCTCCAATGTCATTAATAATAGTCCTTTAAAAGGTCCTGCATGAGGTAAGAAGTTTACTAACTTTCCTCCTACGAATGATGCTGAATTAGGATCTAATTTTGCGGGCTTTAATACTGCCTTTCTTAGTCCTCCATCTAAGAACATCCAACCAACTGCAAACCTTACTGGGAATAGGTACTCCATCCTTGTCATCTTTTCAGTTCTCTTGAACTCTTCTGATTGTTTTCCTGACATCTTACCACCAAAATGTATATTTGTTTACTAAAATTAAAAAGGTTATCCTTTTATAACTTTAAAATGTATAAAGCCGTATATCTTTTTTTATATAATATTAAAAAAACAAGAAAATCTAGTGTAAAAATATATACATTTTTACATTAATGTTGATACATTGTTAACTCGTTATTCTTTAACGTTTCTGGACCTAAAGCTAAGCCTATTATTGCAATAATTGACCCTAAAGTTAAAATACTGAAAGCAGAGGCGTTTAAAGGAAGTTTAGTAGAAACTAAAGATATTATTAGCGGACTGAAGCCTGCGGCAATGAAAGCACCGTTATAAGAAAATCCGACTCCGGTAGCTCTACTGAATGTTTTGAACCTCTCAGCCAAATAAGCAGGAGTTAACGCTGAAGGGAAGTTTATCAAAAATCCAAATAGCATTACTGAGAAAAGCGAGAAACCACTAAGGTAGAATATTCCCGCACCAATTGTGGAAAGTATTACATAACCTATTCCCGTAAATTTTCTGCCTGAAATGTCTGAAATTCCTCCGGCTATTATCATTGCAGGTATTCCTGCTAAGTTCATGTAAAATGCGTATTGCCCTATTTCAGATTGAGTTAAATGGAGATATTCTCCAAAAAATACTGGGGCAAATTGAGGTCCTGCATAAATCATCATCCAAAAGCCTATCATTACTAGAGTAGTCTGCCATATTGGTTTTAATCCCTTGACAGGATTCTCTTTCTTGCTTTCCACGTATATTTTAGGTTCAGTCATTCTTGACCTTATGAATACTGCAAGTACTGCAGGAATTACACCTATAGCAAAAATGTACCTCCAGCTGTTTTCTACAAAGCTAGGTATGCTTGTAAAATAAGCAAAAAGGTAATCAACTATAACAAAGCCAACTAATGTTCCGGACTGTGTTATTCCTCCGAATAGTCCTCTCATCTTCCTAACGCTCTCCATAGCTACGGTAAAGCTTGAGGAAACATCTCCGCCTATAAATATTCCTTGTAAACTCCTTAGTAGTGAGAGAAGTATTGGAGCTAATATACCTACTTGATAATATGTGGGCAAAATTGAAGTTATACCTATTGATAACGAGTATCCTAGCACTGTAAACATTAAAGTCCTTTTCCTTCCGTGCTTATCTGCTATGTAACCGAAAATAAAACCTCCTAAAGGTCTGAATAATACGGTAAAAACTATAGGCAATACTGCACCAAGTACACCTAAAGTAGGGTAAAATAATTTTTCTAGTAATGTGGCTGTTATAACTACTGCACCTAAATCGTAAGAATCCATTATCCACGATATATATGAACCTACATAATTTGAGACTGGTCTTTCATTCATATTAAGAAGTTAAGGTGTTTATTTAAAAAATTATCTTTCAATCTATTGAAAATTCATTATCAGATTTTAACCATAAAATAAGATAAGAAGATAATAATGATAATTATTAATTTAACTTATTTGTATTTGCTTATATTCTATGGAGGTAATGTTTAAATCTACTTCCTAGCATATTATATACCGATCCGTATGAGTATAAACAAGACGTTTAGTGGTGTTACTTCATTTATAGCTTATACTTTAGCAACTTACGTTTTAGTAGCTCCAGCGTTTACTGTAAAACAGTTTGAACTACCGTCATGGTTAGCTTTTTTAATAGTCTCAATACCTTTCGGAGGAAGAGTAATAGGATCTTTGCTTTATCAAAAAGTCGTAACATTCCTAGGCTCCAGACTAACTTTTCTAACGTCTCTCTTTGCCTTAGGTTTACTATCTGTAGGAAGCAGTACTTTTAATGTTCCTGCTTTGATTGTTTTAAGACTTTCAGTAGGAGTAGCATTTGGAATAGCAACTTCTTTAGCAGTTGAACAAGCGGTAAGATCAGGGAATAGGTTAATAATTGCATTAACAATGAGCGGTTGGGCATTCGGATGGATTGGAGGTGCATTCTCCTACTTAACTCTAGGTGAATGGCAGTTAATTGCCTTGAGCGGTATAATAACTTTACCGTTCTCTATGTTATATAAGAAAGTTAATGTATTCTCAGTAGAAGTAGGCAAACTTGGAATACCTTCACTATCCTCAATTCTGATATTCTTCTTCTCCTTTGAGCCAGCATTCGCTTTACAACTAGCTCCTGAGCTTGTAGAAAACCAAGGAGGAATGACCTGGTTAATATTAGGTTACATAGTGGCAGTGCCTATGTATATCTTTGTTCCTGCAATCTCATCATTACTAGGAGAAAGTAGGACTGCGTTACTTTACACAATGACTTCAGCAATAAGCGGAGTTGCGTTCTTCCTCACAGCATCTCCTTACGTTCTTGTTGTCTTTACAGCTTTTGGCTTAGGAATCAACTCAATAGCACCAAGGTTAGCCTCAGCTTATGGAGCTTCAGCAAGAAACATGGGGATTGCTTTGAACACTGCCGCATTAGGAGGAGTTGTAGTTCCAGTAATAAGCTCCTTTGATATAAAGTTCATAGCTTCACTCTTCACAGCGCTGTCAATGGTAATTCTGTTAGTAATGAGCGTTAAGAAGCCTAATGCATTGTTAGTAAGGACTGCATAAAGTTATTTTTCCTTTTCCTCTTTCTCTTTTTATGTTATTTGAAGTAAAACCTAAAAACCGCTATTTTGAAGTTTCAGCAAGAGGCAGAGAAGGCGTAGTTGTTTTTCCAACTTACGTCCCTGGGTCTTATGTAATTAGAGAGTTGGAAAGAAATGTTGTGGAGATTGATGGTATTAGAATTTCTAAAAATAGATTTTACGTAAAAGATAACTTTAGGTATTTATTATACGCTGTAAGCAAAGATCAAAGAGAGGCAATTTCTACTACAGATTACATCTTCATAAATCCTCCTGCAGTTTTTCCTTTCCGAGAAATTAACGAGGAATACTGTGTTAAATTGATTTTACCTTCAGATTGGATAATATCTACTTCTCTCGAGAAGAAAGGGGAGATATATTGTGCTAACAATTACGATGAATTTGCTGATTCTCCTATAGAGGCTTCACCCTATCTGAAGATCTTGAAAATTGATGAAACACACATTATCTCAACAATAGACGACGTTGATGTTGAAATGCTAAAGAAGATAGTCGATGAGGCCGATAAGATTATAGGAGTCAAAGAGAGCTACGTTTTTCACTTTAGAAGGTCAGATAAGGGCTTTGGAGGAATAGAACACATAAATTCTTCTGCAGTAGTAGCTAGCTGGGACAATGAAAAGCTTGCAGGAGTTTTTGCCCATGAGTATTTCCACAGATTGAACGTTAAGAGGATTGTCCCTGCAGATCTTAAACATAATTATGAAAAGGAAGTTTATACGTCGTTATTATGGTTTGCTGAAGGATTTACAGATTACATGGCTGTAATAATTTCCTTAAGGGCAGGAGTAATAGATAAGAAAGATGCGTTAAAGTATGTTGCTAATTCTCTATCTAAGCTTACATTTCCTGGAGCTAAAAGAGTAAGTTTAGCTGAGTCCTCTTTTACAACCTGGATAAAATACTATAAGCAGGATGAGAATTTTCTCAACTCCTCAATTTCGTATTATGATGGAGGTTTAGCTTTAGCTTTATATGTAGATTTGGAGATGACGAAGAAGGGAAAGAGGATAGACGACGTATTTAAGGAAATCTATCAGAATAGAAGGATTTACTCGTTTTACGATATTAACGAAATTCTTAAGAAATCTGGCGTTGATATTGAGGATTTAGTATATACTCCCGCAGTTTCTATTCTAGATAGATTGAAAGATGAAATTCACGTAGAGTTTGTAGATAAAGGAAAGCCTTATTATGGCATAATGCTAAAGGACAGGACTATAGCGTATGTTGAGGATAATTCTCCTGCAGATTTAGCAGGATTAATTCCTGGAGATCAAATAATAGGATTTAATGGTAAGCAAAAACTCGAAGTTAAGGACCTAACTAAGCTTACGGTATTAAGAGAAGGTAGAGTAAAGGAGCTTTTTATTAGGACTTTACCCAGCCCCGGACATAAAATAAAAGTAAAGATAGGAAAATTGGAGTTTGAAAATGAAGATGGAATTTCAGACGTTGAAGTAGTTTAGTACTGAATTTTAGGAGTTTTTTCTGTTATATCCATTATATATTCGTAAACTTCGTAAAGCACGTAAAAGAGCAATGCAGCGGGTATCCAGAATAAGTAAGAGTATGCAACGTTTATATTTTCCAGCACTATTTCCCCAGCCTCTACTGATGCCGCAAATAGCAATTCTAATCCTACGAATCCTATCATGAATAGAAATCTCTTCCAATTCCTATCTATTAATAAGAATAATCCTGCAGTTGCAGCAAATGCGTAAGAAGGTAATTCTAACCAAGAGTGAGGTAAAGTAAGTAAAAATACTGCAGGAATCCATCCAGGTACTCCTTGTGCAGTTGAAACTGCTGATAACACGTACCCAGTAGAACCTATTGAGAATCCCATTATTGCTACTCCCAATGCAGGAATGAACTCTGCAAGTGCTATTTCATAATTATGTGAAAATATTGATAATGCCTCAAGAGGATATGGTAAAGAGACTATCGAAGACCTTTGTGACTGGAAGGATCTGGCTAATACTGGCTGATTTACTGGCAGGGCTGACGTTCCTATAAATATAAGTAGCTCTATTATAAAAAGTATAAAGAATACTAATGTCTGCTTCCTCATATTATTAAAGACTTAATTTTATGAGTTAAAAATCTTCTCCAATTATGTAGGAATGAGTGTTCTCTCCTTTTCTAATCTACTTAGGAACTTTGCATCATTTATGATCTCATTCTCATCGAAAGAAAGTTTACTTACCAGGTTTTTTGAATCACTACAATCGTAAGTCGATTTAGTATATTTTAGCAAGGCTTTAATATAACTAGGTAACACTAGCTTTGCAAGGAACTCTGGAACGTAAAGATGAAGTTGCCTGTTTATTCCCAGCCCTTTTGCCATTAACTCAAAGAATTTAGTTACACTTACTGGATTACACTCAGTCGCGTAAAAGTATTTTCTTCCTCTGAAGTCAGACAAATTCTTTATCATTTCTGCAATGTAATACGCATTTACTGTGTTAAATTGAAAATTAAGCTTAGGAATTAATCCTTTTTTTGAAAAATTATACATTGTTATGAATTGTATATGTGCTGAATATCTACCGTAAACTAAAGTAGGCCTAAGAATAACAAGAGGGAAATCGTACTTTTGTGAGGTTTCGTAGACCTCCTTTTCTCCTTCGTATTTAGTCTTCTCGAAGGGTGTCACAGGGTTAATTCCTTGTAAGTGAGGTTCTTCTGGCTTTACGTTATTTCCAGTTTTGCCCAAAAGCCCGCTGAAGTGTACCAAAACTTTCTTCTTACCGCTTTCTCCTATTATCTGCGCTATTAACTTAGGTATTTCGACATTTGCAATCCTAAGGGTTTTATCATCTCCTTGAATTTCTCCAATGAAGTTTACAATAACATCTGCAGATGAGATTTCTTTTTTTAATTTCTCCTTATCTTGAAGGGGGTCCAGATTTATTGCGTTTGCCTTATCCTTCAGTACTTCTTCCACGTAAATCTTCTTTACTGGATTTAGACTCTTATAAGTTATCACAACTTCCCCAAATTTTGATAAGTATTCAGCTACATGAGTAGAAACAAAACCTAAGCCTAAAAGTAAGTACTTCATGACTTATTACTCTCCCAGAACTTCTTTAACTTTCTTAAATAGATTTGGATCACCGAGGACAACTAATTTTTCTCCCTTCTTTAGTTGAGTATCCTTCTCAAAATATGGATTAAGCTTTCCATTCTCTTCTATTATTGCTAAAGGAAGAACTCCTTCGGGGATGTCTTTTATTTTAACCTCTTTTTTAATTTCAAATAAGCCTATAATTAAATTTTCACTCCTATCTTGAAATATAACTCCTGCAACATTGTTTGATACTGCTGCTGCAGCAGTTATTCTGCCTACTATATCGTCATTAGGGATCACTAAGTCTGCTCCTGCAGTCTTAAAAACATCTACAACCGTAGAATCCTTTACTACACTTATGACCTGTAACGGAGGATTAATTTTCTGAATTTTTAGAGTTATAAGTAAAGTGTCCATATCGTTCTGCATTGATATTATAGCATTTTTAGCCTCAAGTATTCCTGCAGATAAAAGGTTCTTATCATCTTTAGGATCTCCTACTATTACTCTATCGCTTTTTATTATTTTACTAGCTATATCCTTGGAAGGAGTTAAAACAATGTAATCAACTCCAAGTCTTTCAAGTCTCTTAACTGCACTTACAACTATTTCGCCTTCTCCAATTATTACAGTATGGTCTTTCATATGATTTCCTCTCCACCTAGCCTTAGCGTCCTGCCAAGTACTCCTATTTATTACAGTAGTCACTATTGATTGGATAATGCTAGTATAAAGCCCTACTGCAAAAATTATTGTAACTATGAGGACTATCTTTTCAGTGTCTGGCATTTGAGAAATGTCAGGGGCATATAAGCCTACTGTAGTTACTACGTTAACTCCTGCATAAATTGCAGAGACTAAATCTAAGTGCTGATAAATCATGAAAACCCAAGCGTTTATATAAACTGCAACGCCTAGCAACAATATTTGAGGCAAAATCTTCCTTAAAACTGAGTAAGGTGCTACGAAATTCTCTACTATAGGCATTAGGTATTTATTCCAAATCCTTGAGCCTTTCAAGCTAAGCCCTTACTGATTTTAATGGTTAATAAGTTTACCGTATCCCCCTCCACCTGGAGTTTCTACAGTTATTACGTCACCTTCTTTAACCTCTTCAGTAAATTTGCTTGGGTACTCCTCACCGTTAATTGTGACTCTGCCGGGCTTTCCATTATCTCCGCCTTCAAGCCCCCAAGGTCCTATTTTAAACCTATCAGCCAAGATAGAAATCCTAGCTTTAGAAAGCATTTTAAATCCCCTGATTATTCCGTCTCCTCCTTTATGAAGTCCATTTCCTCCACTTCCTTCCCTTATCCTGTATTCTGTAAAGAGAATTGGATATTGTCTCTCTGCAATCTCTATAGGAGTATTAAGAGTATTAGTCATGTTATTTTGAACTGCAGAAACTCCGTCCTTACAAGGTCTTCCACCACTACCTCCTCCTACAGTCTCATAGTACGACCAATACTTTCCTTTATAAACTCCACCCATCATTATATTCATCATTGTTCCAGAAGGTGCTGCGGGAACTTTAAGGAATTTGCTCATTGCCAGAAAAGTTACGTCTGCTACCCTCTGTGAGGTTTCCACGTTTCCTCCTCCTACTGCTGCAGGCTTTATTGGATTAACCAGAGTTCCTTCTTCTGCCTTAACTTCGATTAAGGAATAAAAGCCCTCATTTGTTGGAACTTCTCCTATCATTGACCTTACTGCAAAGGATACTGAGGAATAAGTAACTCCTAAAACTGCATTAAGAGGTCCTTCAATTTGCTTATGAGTCCCTTCAAAGTCTGCAACTATTCCTTTTTCCTCAACATTAAGCTTAATCCTTATGGGAAGCAGAGAGGATTCCCACTCAAGATAGTCCTCAGCTTCATATACTCCTTTTTTCCATTTACTTATCTCTGCTAGAGCTAGCCGTCTAGAGTATTCTATAGACTCCTCCCAAGCTTGTGTTATATCTCCATATTTCTCAAATAGTTGTTTTACTCTCTCTCCTCCTA
This genomic interval from Acidianus sp. HS-5 contains the following:
- a CDS encoding NAD(P)-binding protein translates to MKGSRIWNKYLMPIVENFVAPYSVLRKILPQILLLGVAVYINAWVFMIYQHLDLVSAIYAGVNVVTTVGLYAPDISQMPDTEKIVLIVTIIFAVGLYTSIIQSIVTTVINRSTWQDAKARWRGNHMKDHTVIIGEGEIVVSAVKRLERLGVDYIVLTPSKDIASKIIKSDRVIVGDPKDDKNLLSAGILEAKNAIISMQNDMDTLLITLKIQKINPPLQVISVVKDSTVVDVFKTAGADLVIPNDDIVGRITAAAAVSNNVAGVIFQDRSENLIIGLFEIKKEVKIKDIPEGVLPLAIIEENGKLNPYFEKDTQLKKGEKLVVLGDPNLFKKVKEVLGE
- a CDS encoding hydantoinase B/oxoprolinase family protein; this translates as MKWEIIHKATSFIAEEMGVSLKKSALSPNIRERMDHSCAIVDEKGRIVAQAEHIPVHLGSFKIGVINVLNYLEKKEIELEEGDSIIFNDPYISGTHLNDVGVLSPIFYKGKLIGYAVNKAHHVDVGGPLPGSINPLAKTIYEEGVVIPPVKLTKRGKINEEVISIAKENFKVPGFSLGDIKAQLSANKLGGERVKQLFEKYGDITQAWEESIEYSRRLALAEISKWKKGVYEAEDYLEWESSLLPIRIKLNVEEKGIVADFEGTHKQIEGPLNAVLGVTYSSVSFAVRSMIGEVPTNEGFYSLIEVKAEEGTLVNPIKPAAVGGGNVETSQRVADVTFLAMSKFLKVPAAPSGTMMNIMMGGVYKGKYWSYYETVGGGSGGRPCKDGVSAVQNNMTNTLNTPIEIAERQYPILFTEYRIREGSGGNGLHKGGDGIIRGFKMLSKARISILADRFKIGPWGLEGGDNGKPGRVTINGEEYPSKFTEEVKEGDVITVETPGGGGYGKLINH
- a CDS encoding MFS transporter; the encoded protein is MNERPVSNYVGSYISWIMDSYDLGAVVITATLLEKLFYPTLGVLGAVLPIVFTVLFRPLGGFIFGYIADKHGRKRTLMFTVLGYSLSIGITSILPTYYQVGILAPILLSLLRSLQGIFIGGDVSSSFTVAMESVRKMRGLFGGITQSGTLVGFVIVDYLFAYFTSIPSFVENSWRYIFAIGVIPAVLAVFIRSRMTEPKIYVESKKENPVKGLKPIWQTTLVMIGFWMMIYAGPQFAPVFFGEYLHLTQSEIGQYAFYMNLAGIPAMIIAGGISDISGRKFTGIGYVILSTIGAGIFYLSGFSLFSVMLFGFLINFPSALTPAYLAERFKTFSRATGVGFSYNGAFIAAGFSPLIISLVSTKLPLNASAFSILTLGSIIAIIGLALGPETLKNNELTMYQH
- a CDS encoding PDZ domain-containing protein, which gives rise to MLFEVKPKNRYFEVSARGREGVVVFPTYVPGSYVIRELERNVVEIDGIRISKNRFYVKDNFRYLLYAVSKDQREAISTTDYIFINPPAVFPFREINEEYCVKLILPSDWIISTSLEKKGEIYCANNYDEFADSPIEASPYLKILKIDETHIISTIDDVDVEMLKKIVDEADKIIGVKESYVFHFRRSDKGFGGIEHINSSAVVASWDNEKLAGVFAHEYFHRLNVKRIVPADLKHNYEKEVYTSLLWFAEGFTDYMAVIISLRAGVIDKKDALKYVANSLSKLTFPGAKRVSLAESSFTTWIKYYKQDENFLNSSISYYDGGLALALYVDLEMTKKGKRIDDVFKEIYQNRRIYSFYDINEILKKSGVDIEDLVYTPAVSILDRLKDEIHVEFVDKGKPYYGIMLKDRTIAYVEDNSPADLAGLIPGDQIIGFNGKQKLEVKDLTKLTVLREGRVKELFIRTLPSPGHKIKVKIGKLEFENEDGISDVEVV
- a CDS encoding stage II sporulation protein M, producing the protein MRKQTLVFFILFIIELLIFIGTSALPVNQPVLARSFQSQRSSIVSLPYPLEALSIFSHNYEIALAEFIPALGVAIMGFSIGSTGYVLSAVSTAQGVPGWIPAVFLLTLPHSWLELPSYAFAATAGLFLLIDRNWKRFLFMIGFVGLELLFAASVEAGEIVLENINVAYSYLFWIPAALLFYVLYEVYEYIMDITEKTPKIQY
- the doxD gene encoding thiosulfate:quinone oxidoreductase large subunit; translated protein: MSGKQSEEFKRTEKMTRMEYLFPVRFAVGWMFLDGGLRKAVLKPAKLDPNSASFVGGKLVNFLPHAGPFKGLLLMTLENRAFDVTFLTIFSYIEIIAGLFIIIGLLTRLAALGALAMSVGFAPAYWLGSTCEDEWQIGALLTAGSVMLILTGAGRVWGLDYYLFKKLGDRPIANVPILKWIKLW
- the doxA gene encoding thiosulfate:quinone oxidoreductase small subunit, which codes for MEKVTIIGLIFAILVVGFILATGQWAYGNVVGPLFNDSKIPQLKITYASAYENAKGTYLTLNITDCDGPDAYPASAPMMEIYNSTWHVFLYSYNISNDTVKIIQAPWNENKKDSVNWYSGFVVILGSEAQFQLQLPFHLSPGTYTIKLYTPAVSAKVLAKQTATITIS
- a CDS encoding transporter, translated to MSINKTFSGVTSFIAYTLATYVLVAPAFTVKQFELPSWLAFLIVSIPFGGRVIGSLLYQKVVTFLGSRLTFLTSLFALGLLSVGSSTFNVPALIVLRLSVGVAFGIATSLAVEQAVRSGNRLIIALTMSGWAFGWIGGAFSYLTLGEWQLIALSGIITLPFSMLYKKVNVFSVEVGKLGIPSLSSILIFFFSFEPAFALQLAPELVENQGGMTWLILGYIVAVPMYIFVPAISSLLGESRTALLYTMTSAISGVAFFLTASPYVLVVFTAFGLGINSIAPRLASAYGASARNMGIALNTAALGGVVVPVISSFDIKFIASLFTALSMVILLVMSVKKPNALLVRTA
- a CDS encoding NAD-dependent epimerase/dehydratase family protein, which gives rise to MKYLLLGLGFVSTHVAEYLSKFGEVVITYKSLNPVKKIYVEEVLKDKANAINLDPLQDKEKLKKEISSADVIVNFIGEIQGDDKTLRIANVEIPKLIAQIIGESGKKKVLVHFSGLLGKTGNNVKPEEPHLQGINPVTPFEKTKYEGEKEVYETSQKYDFPLVILRPTLVYGRYSAHIQFITMYNFSKKGLIPKLNFQFNTVNAYYIAEMIKNLSDFRGRKYFYATECNPVSVTKFFELMAKGLGINRQLHLYVPEFLAKLVLPSYIKALLKYTKSTYDCSDSKNLVSKLSFDENEIINDAKFLSRLEKERTLIPT